A genome region from Chlorobaculum tepidum TLS includes the following:
- the rpsR gene encoding 30S ribosomal protein S18 produces the protein MRQKSSPSQGSKSLSNALASKKKVSKNQVVFFDYRDERKLKRFINDQGKIIPRRITGLSAKEQSLLTHSIKWARFLAIIPYVADEYK, from the coding sequence ATGAGACAGAAATCATCACCGTCGCAGGGCAGCAAATCATTGAGCAATGCTCTGGCATCGAAGAAGAAAGTGTCGAAAAACCAGGTGGTTTTCTTTGACTATCGCGATGAGCGCAAATTGAAACGCTTCATCAACGACCAGGGAAAAATCATCCCCCGCCGTATTACCGGCCTGTCGGCCAAAGAGCAGAGCCTTCTGACCCATTCGATCAAATGGGCAAGGTTTCTGGCTATTATTCCTTACGTTGCCGACGAATACAAGTAA
- a CDS encoding single-stranded DNA-binding protein, translating to MAELKMPEINSVIIAGNLTKDPVFRQTNSGGTPVVNFSIACNRRFRDSNHQWQEDVCYVGVVAWNKLAESCRDNLRKSSAVLVDGELQSRTWKAQDGTSRTVVEIKARRIQFLNKRKKNGEDDEEGFIEDDTHETHHLDDDGHMYEYKYLSSD from the coding sequence ATGGCGGAACTGAAAATGCCTGAAATCAACAGCGTCATCATTGCCGGCAACCTTACCAAAGACCCTGTCTTCAGACAGACTAATTCAGGTGGAACGCCAGTTGTCAATTTTTCCATTGCGTGCAATCGCAGGTTCAGAGACAGCAACCACCAGTGGCAGGAAGATGTCTGCTACGTCGGCGTGGTCGCCTGGAACAAACTTGCCGAAAGCTGCCGGGACAACCTGAGAAAAAGTTCGGCAGTGCTGGTTGATGGCGAGTTGCAGAGCCGCACCTGGAAAGCTCAGGATGGCACGTCGAGAACCGTGGTTGAAATCAAGGCCAGAAGGATCCAGTTCCTCAACAAGAGGAAGAAAAACGGAGAGGATGACGAAGAGGGCTTTATCGAGGACGATACGCATGAAACCCATCATCTCGACGATGACGGGCATATGTACGAATACAAGTACCTCTCTTCCGACTGA
- the rpsF gene encoding 30S ribosomal protein S6, with product MNTLKQYECTVIIDGGLQDDAIAAVMELVKKTVTDKGGVINNVLEVGRRKMAYLIRKTSIGYYAHIEFDAVPSVIAEIERVFRYEEAILRFLIIQLSSPLLEMRKRVEKYSVMLGSPEDQAEAEADADAKN from the coding sequence ATGAATACACTGAAACAGTATGAATGCACCGTCATCATTGACGGCGGCCTTCAGGATGATGCCATTGCTGCAGTCATGGAGCTGGTCAAAAAGACAGTTACCGACAAAGGCGGCGTGATCAACAATGTCCTGGAAGTCGGAAGAAGAAAAATGGCCTACCTTATCCGCAAGACCTCCATCGGTTACTACGCACACATCGAGTTCGATGCCGTGCCGTCGGTTATCGCCGAGATCGAGCGAGTGTTCCGCTATGAAGAGGCTATTTTGCGGTTCCTTATCATCCAGTTGAGCTCTCCGCTGCTCGAGATGCGCAAGCGCGTCGAGAAATACAGCGTCATGCTCGGCAGCCCGGAAGACCAGGCTGAAGCTGAGGCTGACGCTGACGCCAAGAACTGA
- a CDS encoding exodeoxyribonuclease III, with translation MNIFTWNINGIRARKEALAAWLDSRKPDIVVLEEIKAQVSEIPETIRDFAGYRKFWNGSTFKKGYSGVGLLVRDGSLDEFTCEPPPFDIENRTLVLHAPQFTLIGTYVPRGDGEERYAVKLRYLADLKAFIAELLTEGREVILLGDINVALRDIDVHRSQNKPGAIGLRPEERAAIEAHLGLGLLDIVRELNPDKKDLFTWWPNWKFARERNLGWRIDCIYLTPALARKVSGVSVDLDEKSSDHAPVSVKLSL, from the coding sequence ATGAATATTTTTACCTGGAACATCAACGGCATCCGCGCCCGAAAGGAGGCGCTTGCCGCGTGGCTCGACAGCCGTAAGCCGGACATCGTCGTGCTCGAAGAGATCAAGGCGCAGGTGAGCGAGATTCCCGAAACAATCAGGGATTTCGCCGGTTATCGCAAATTCTGGAACGGTTCGACCTTCAAAAAAGGGTACAGCGGCGTCGGCCTGCTCGTCCGCGACGGCAGCCTCGACGAGTTCACCTGCGAGCCGCCACCGTTCGACATCGAGAACCGAACGCTGGTGCTGCACGCCCCGCAGTTTACCCTTATCGGAACCTACGTGCCGCGTGGCGACGGGGAGGAACGCTACGCGGTGAAGCTCCGCTATCTTGCCGATCTGAAAGCGTTTATTGCTGAACTTCTCACCGAAGGGCGCGAGGTCATTCTCCTTGGCGACATCAACGTGGCGCTTCGCGATATCGACGTGCACCGCTCGCAGAACAAGCCCGGCGCCATCGGTCTTCGTCCCGAAGAGCGGGCGGCTATCGAGGCGCACCTTGGACTTGGGCTGCTCGACATCGTCCGAGAGCTGAATCCCGACAAAAAAGACCTGTTCACCTGGTGGCCCAACTGGAAATTCGCCCGCGAGCGCAATCTCGGCTGGCGCATCGATTGTATCTATCTTACCCCCGCTCTTGCCAGAAAAGTCTCCGGAGTCTCGGTTGATCTCGACGAGAAAAGCTCCGACCACGCGCCGGTATCGGTCAAACTCTCTTTGTGA
- a CDS encoding glycosyltransferase family 9 protein, whose product MVGVLVVTAPDTVRTILVVRLSAIGDIVLTTPVLAELHKALPQARIDYCTKAPFVPLVASNPAVASVVTPESLAAGSAYDLVLDLQNNRRSRAFVQKLRAGKVTRYHKRNWKKLLLVQFKINVSAGYYSVVERYGEALDGLVPKITAPCALYPSLEERAFAAEALGADGPVLAVCFGANHFTKRYPLERFARIIELVTSQTPARVLLLGGKEDEPEAAKLIAMLPEAARSRVLSLAGKATLMQSAALLSGVDAVLTNDTGLMHIASAFGKKLFVIFGSSVKEFGFMPWGVEYELFETSGLKCRPCSHIGRAACPKGHFRCMTEIGPERIANRIVETLNEKSS is encoded by the coding sequence GTGGTGGGAGTTCTGGTCGTGACGGCACCGGATACTGTCCGCACCATCCTTGTCGTGCGCCTCAGCGCCATCGGCGACATCGTGCTGACCACCCCCGTGCTTGCCGAGCTGCACAAAGCTTTGCCGCAGGCGCGGATCGACTATTGCACCAAAGCGCCTTTCGTGCCGCTCGTTGCGTCGAATCCTGCTGTGGCTTCCGTTGTGACGCCGGAGTCGCTTGCTGCCGGATCGGCTTATGATCTGGTGCTCGATCTTCAAAACAACCGCCGCTCGCGTGCCTTTGTCCAGAAACTCCGGGCAGGCAAGGTTACGCGCTACCACAAACGTAACTGGAAAAAGCTGTTGCTGGTGCAGTTCAAGATCAACGTTTCGGCTGGCTATTACTCTGTCGTCGAGCGTTACGGCGAGGCGCTCGATGGTCTTGTGCCGAAAATTACTGCTCCGTGCGCCCTCTATCCGTCGCTGGAGGAGCGTGCGTTCGCCGCCGAAGCGCTCGGCGCTGATGGCCCTGTGCTGGCGGTCTGCTTTGGGGCGAACCACTTCACAAAGCGCTATCCGCTCGAACGTTTCGCCCGGATCATCGAGCTGGTCACATCCCAAACTCCGGCGCGCGTTCTGCTGCTCGGCGGCAAGGAGGACGAGCCGGAGGCCGCGAAGCTTATCGCGATGCTTCCCGAAGCGGCGCGAAGCCGCGTGCTGTCGCTCGCTGGAAAGGCAACGCTCATGCAATCGGCGGCGCTGCTCTCCGGAGTCGATGCGGTGCTTACCAACGACACCGGCCTGATGCACATCGCTTCGGCATTCGGCAAAAAGCTCTTCGTCATTTTCGGCTCGTCGGTCAAGGAGTTCGGTTTCATGCCGTGGGGGGTGGAGTACGAGCTGTTCGAGACGTCGGGTCTCAAATGCCGCCCATGCTCGCACATTGGCCGCGCAGCCTGCCCGAAAGGGCACTTCCGCTGCATGACCGAAATCGGGCCGGAACGCATCGCGAATCGCATCGTTGAAACGCTCAATGAGAAATCATCATGA